Genomic window (Prosthecochloris aestuarii DSM 271):
ATTCTGGTTGTCTGAGACACCTTGTGGTCGAGCCTTGCGCGGAGAATCCGGTAGAAGAACTCATCGAGGGCATCGCACTCCCACCAGCCGTCCATATAGGATTCGCCGATCCCGAGATGGGATTCGGTGATGACACGTTTGTAAAAACGCCTGTCCAGCACCCGGATATCCCATGGGTTTGTACCGTTAACGATAATACCGGCTGATTCGAGAAGCTCTCTGAGTTTTGTTTCGTAGATGCTGCCATTCATGGTTATGTTCCTCTTTTGTCGGTGAATGACGTCTCATGGATCGTTGTTAGTTACTCCGCTACGGATGCAATGAATTTTTCGATTGCCTGTATATCCTCGTCGGTAAGTCGTAGTGACGCTGCGCCATAGGTTCCTTTGACCTGTTCAGCGCTCCGGCCTCCGACAATAGCGCCGGTTACAGCCGGGTTGTTGAGGGTCCAGGCGATGGCTACTTCTCCCGGTGAGGCTTCGTAGGCTCTGCCGATTGAGCGGAGCAGTTCTACCAGCGCAATATTCTTCGAGAGCCGGGGTTCCTGAAACTCCTTGTTGTTTCTTCTCCAGTCATTCTTTGGAAGGTTGAGGGCTCGATCGAGGGTCATTGCCCCCGAAAGCATGCCGGAAAGCATCGGAGAATAGACGATGACCCCGATGTTGTGCTCCTGGCAGTAGGGCAGAATCTTTTCTTCGATTCCCCGTCTGAGCATCGAGTAAGGTGGCTGAAGGGAGGCGACCGGTGCGATCGCTTCGGCACGCTGCATCTGCTCGACTGAAAAATTCGAGACACCTATATGGCGAACAAGCCCTTCTTCCTGCAGTTTCGCCAGGGTCTGCCATCCCTCTTCAATATCTTCATCGGGGTTCGGCCAGTGGACCTGGTAGAGATCGATAGCCTCAATGCCAAGCCGTTTGAGGCTTGCTTCGCATTCCCGCAAAATGGAGTCCGCTTTGAGGCAGTTGGTGACGTTTCGGGAGGTATCCCATACGAGAGAGCATTTCGTGAAGATAAGGGGTCTGTTGTTCATTCCCCGGAGGGCTTCTCCGACAAGTTCTTCTGCATGGCCGAGGCCGTAGACTGCTGCAGTGTCTATCCAGTTGATGCCGAGTTCTGTCGCTGCAATGATGGCCTCAATTGCCTGATGGTCATTCTGGGGACCCCAGCCATAGGCCCAGTTTCCGCCGCCGATCGCCCAGCAGCCGAATCCAACGGGAGTGATATCCAGATCTGTTCTGCCTAACCGGACAGTGTTCATGTCGATCTCTTTGTTTGTTGCAGGAGGGGGTTATCTCTTTCTTTGCAAAATAGGAAATCTTTTGTTCAGGTGACGAAGAACAGGAGTACATCATTTGTCTGGCCC
Coding sequences:
- a CDS encoding aldo/keto reductase, coding for MNTVRLGRTDLDITPVGFGCWAIGGGNWAYGWGPQNDHQAIEAIIAATELGINWIDTAAVYGLGHAEELVGEALRGMNNRPLIFTKCSLVWDTSRNVTNCLKADSILRECEASLKRLGIEAIDLYQVHWPNPDEDIEEGWQTLAKLQEEGLVRHIGVSNFSVEQMQRAEAIAPVASLQPPYSMLRRGIEEKILPYCQEHNIGVIVYSPMLSGMLSGAMTLDRALNLPKNDWRRNNKEFQEPRLSKNIALVELLRSIGRAYEASPGEVAIAWTLNNPAVTGAIVGGRSAEQVKGTYGAASLRLTDEDIQAIEKFIASVAE